The Obesumbacterium proteus DNA window TCTATTCTCGGTTACATCGGCGCTAAAACTGGCCTCACCACACATCTTCTTGCGCGATTCTCTTTTGGTGTTAAAGGCTCTTGGCTGCCATCACTGCTGCTGGGCGGAACGCAGGTAGGGTGGTTTGGAGTCGGCGTGGCGATGTTTGCTATTCCGGTAGGAAAAGCCACCGGGCTCGATATCAATTGGCTGATCGCGATTTCCGGGTTGCTGATGACGGTAACGGTGTTCTTTGGTATTTCAGCGTTAACGGTGCTTTCGGTGGTTGCGGTTCCGGCTATTGCTTGCCTGGGGGGCTACTCAGTTTGGCTCGCGGTGCACGGCATGGGGGGGTTAGATGCGCTGAAATCTGTGGTTCCGGCTGAGCCTTTAGATTTTAACGTTGCTTTGGCGCTGGTGGTGGGCTCTTTTGTCAGCGCAGGAACGTTAACCGCTGACTTTGTACGCTTCGGGCGTAATGCCAAAATGGCGGTGCTGGTTTCGATGGTGGCATTTTTCCTCGGTAACTCTTTGATGTTTATTTTTGGCGCGGCCGGTGCGGCGGCATTGGGCATGGCGGATATCTCTGATGTCATGATTGCTCAAGGTCTGTTGCTGCCCGCCATTGTGGTGCTGGGGCTGAATATCTGGACCACCAACGACAATGCGCTCTACGCCTCGGGCTTGGGTTTTGCCAACATTACCGGTATGTCGAGTAAAACGCTGTCGATCATTAACGGCATCATCGGCACTATTTGCGCGCTGTGGCTGTATAACAATTTTGTTGGCTGGTTGACGTTCTTGTCTGCGGCTATCCCACCGGTTGGCGGCGTTATCATCGCTGACTACCTGATGAACCGTCGCCGCTATGAGCACTTTGCTACCGCGCGTATGATGAACGTAAACTGGGTGGCTATTCTGGCCGTCGCGCTGGGGATTGCCGCCGGCCATTGGCTGCCGGGTGTGGTTCCGGTGAACGCGGTGCTGGGCGGAGCGCTGAGCTATCTGGTGCTTAATCCAATTCTAAATCGTAAAACTGCAATGACAGCAGGATCAACAATAACAAATGCGGAGGCAAACGGTGCCGAATAACACATTACAGGCGGTGATTAACGCTCGCTTAGCGGGGAAAGAAGGGCTCTGGCAGATCCATCTTGAAGACGGAAAAATAACGTCAATTGAAGCGCAATCTGACGTGATGCCTGCTTCAACGAAATGTTTGGATGCTGAGCAGGGCTTAGTGTTACCG harbors:
- the codB gene encoding cytosine permease, coding for MSQDNNYSQGPVPQSARKGVLALTFVMLGLTFFSASMWTGGALGTGLSYHDFFLAVLLGNLLLGIYTSILGYIGAKTGLTTHLLARFSFGVKGSWLPSLLLGGTQVGWFGVGVAMFAIPVGKATGLDINWLIAISGLLMTVTVFFGISALTVLSVVAVPAIACLGGYSVWLAVHGMGGLDALKSVVPAEPLDFNVALALVVGSFVSAGTLTADFVRFGRNAKMAVLVSMVAFFLGNSLMFIFGAAGAAALGMADISDVMIAQGLLLPAIVVLGLNIWTTNDNALYASGLGFANITGMSSKTLSIINGIIGTICALWLYNNFVGWLTFLSAAIPPVGGVIIADYLMNRRRYEHFATARMMNVNWVAILAVALGIAAGHWLPGVVPVNAVLGGALSYLVLNPILNRKTAMTAGSTITNAEANGAE